One genomic segment of Panicum virgatum strain AP13 chromosome 2N, P.virgatum_v5, whole genome shotgun sequence includes these proteins:
- the LOC120659191 gene encoding U3 small nucleolar RNA-associated protein 6 homolog, with amino-acid sequence MADAVQYRLERMTDELDDLERRGLFNRAELADVVRRRRDFEFRLRRRSPLRQDFLDYIAYELRLDSLRNLRKRAIIRDAPSESDDDHGSADEEGTKKKRKRRNKKWKKSISDVAGVLRILDIYRMATVRFKGDLDLWFRYLEFCRGKRHGRMKQVLAQAIRFHPKVPGLWIYAAAWEFDQNLNVAAARALMQSGLRSCPQSEDMWIEYLRMELTYLNKLKARKVALGEDVKTLQKSDNDAGKWKDENKELFMPLNEQDDGPEDSKRAGDALEEKEDMFWRQGLLIIQTIYHGAVEALPSSLTLRKKFLEILNSVDLTHSDELKIEVLDDVKKDFSHCEDYWDWFARLQLTDLNNPNGLKGKDALSNKLNKSIQVYDEAVRRLPTSKMYSLYAKFWMDVLYPDREDSIASFQNSEFDASEFTSSILKVYESAESCGCLTEDLACQYVSFCLKLERLEEAKNLAEKLCNGPLSDAANLWSLRASMEINSVATAGSTPFSKKKLSCLFDLFNTVLSKLPVTQTEGLWHMAMKLFSNEKIYFEKLVKCAMLSLSLAGGNDSGASVASAIIGWYLQRDGMKQARKMYKRLLALPRPSLKLFKYCIELETNLASLGDNSALANARKLYDSAIDYYPQEREVWRNYYNLELKVGTSETANAVYRRARKVLSDSTALTAPSS; translated from the exons ATGGCGGACGCCGTCCAGTACCGCCTCGAGCGGATGACCGACGAGCTCGACGACCTCGAGCGCCGGGGCCTCTTCAACCgcgccgagctcgccgacgtcgtccgccgccgccgcgacttCGAGTtccggctccgccgccgctccccgctcCGACAGGACTTCCTCGACTACATCGCCTACGAGCTCCGCCTCGACTCGCTACGCAACCTCCGAAAGCGCGCAATCATACGCGACGCCCCCTCTGAATCCGACGACGACCATGGCAGCGCCGACGAGGAAGGcacgaagaagaagaggaagaggaggaacaagaagtggaaGAAGTCCATCTCCGACGTCGCGGGGGTCCTCCGCATACTCGACATCTACAGGATGGCCACCGTCAGGTTCAAGGGAGACCTCGACCTATGGTTCCGATACCTCGAGTTCTGCCGCGGCAAGCGCCACGGGAGAATGAAGCAG GTTCTGGCGCAAGCTATTCGCTTCCATCCCAAGGTCCCTGGGCTTTGGATCTATGCGGCAGCGTGGGAATTCGACCAGAACCTCAATGTCGCTGCAGCACGTGCACTGATGCAGAGTGGCCTCAGGTCCTGTCCACAATCAGAGGATATGTGGATTGAGTATCTTCGCATGGAGCTTACCTACCTGAACAAGCTCAAGGCGCGAAAGGTGGCTCTCGGAGAGGATGTGAAGACGCTGCAAAAGAGCGATAATGATGCTGGCAAGTGGAAAGATGAGAACAaagaacttttcatgccactgaaTGAACAAGATGATGGGCCCGAGGACTCCAAGCGAGCTGGAGATGCTCTGGAGGAGAAGGAAGACATGTTCTGGCGGCAAGGACTGTTAATCATCCAAACCATATATCATGGTGCGGTGGAAGCTCTTCCATCAAGCTTAACCTTGCGGAAGAAATTCTTGGAGATATTAAACAGTGTGGACTTGACACATTCTGATGAGTTGAAGATAGAGGTCCTGGATGACGTCAAGAAAGATTTCTCCCATTGTGAGGACTACTGGGATTGGTTTGCTAGGCTTCAGCTTACTGATTTAAATAATCCCAACGGCTTGAAGGGAAAGGACGCTCTATCGAATAAGTTGAACAAATCAATTCAG GTATATGATGAAGCTGTCAGAAGGCTGCCAACTTCCAAAATGTATTCCCTTTATGCAAAATTTTGGATGGATGTTCTATACCCTGACAGAGAAGATTCCATTGCATCATTCCAAAATTCTGAATTTGATGCTTCGGAATTCACTTCATCTATACTGAAAGTTTATGAAAGTGCTGAATCATGTGGGTGTCTTACTGAGGATCTTGCTTGCCAATATGTATCATTTTGTTTGAAACTCGAAAGGCTGGAGGAAGCTAAGAATCTCGCAGAAAAGCTTTGCAACGGTCCTCTTTCAGATGCTGCAAATTTGTGGAGCCTGAGAGCTTCTATGGAGATAAATTCGGTTGCTACTGCAGGCAGTACTCCGTTCAGCAAGAAGAAATTGAGTTGTTTATTTGATCTATTCAACACTGTTCTTTCCAAATTACCCGTTACTCAGACTGAGGGATTGTGGCACATG GCCATGAAACTGTTTTCTAATGAGAAGATATATTTTGAGAAGTTAGTGAAATGTGCAATGCTTTCGTTAAGTTTGGCTGGTGGGAATGATTCGGGCGCATCGGTTGCTTCTGCTATCATCGGATGGTATTTGCAAAGAGATGGTATGAAACAAGCTAGGAAGATGTATAAGAG GCTTCTCGCTCTACCACGTCCGAGCCTAAAGTTGTTCAAGTACTGCATAGAGCTGGAAACTAACCTCGCATCGCTAGGAGACAATAGTGCCCTTGCAAATGCCCGTAAGCTTTATGATTCAGCAATCGACTACTATCCCCAGGAAAGAGAAGTGTGGAGAAACTACTACAACCTGGAATTGAAG GTGGGAACATCGGAAACCGCCAATGCTGTTTACAGGCGTGCTCGTAAGGTGCTCAGTGACTCCACTGCCCTGACCGCTCCCAGTAGCTAG
- the LOC120659193 gene encoding dirigent protein 1-like, with amino-acid sequence MANSGASTTTSNNKRRLLLLLVAGAVLLAPASARRRPVRLRVYMHDIVGGPGQTAALLVRGPGPENPSMHPGNYFGDTVAVDDLLTEGLAAGSAPVGRAQGTYMTGSMSRPVFVVSVTLHLTAGPYNGSTLVVAGRDDTLEPVRELAVAGGTGALRRAQGHVLWSTARVESPLHAVLELDVHASVPVPATTTTRGTAAAMMAASHLSQV; translated from the coding sequence ATGGCCAACTCGGGTGCAAGCACCACCACTAGCAATAATaagcgccgcctcctgctcctgctcgtcgccggcgccgtcctgctggcgccggcgtcggcccGGCGGCGCCCCGTGCGGCTGCGGGTGTACATGCACGACATCGTGGGCGGGCCGGGGCagacggcggcgctgctggtgAGGGGCCCCGGGCCGGAGAACCCGTCGATGCACCCGGGCAACTACTTCGGCGACACGGTGGCGGTGGACGACCTCCTCACCGAGGGCCTCGCCGCGGGCTCCGCCCCCGTCGGCCGCGCGCAGGGCACCTACATGACGGGGTCCATGAGCCGCCCCGTGTTCGTGGTGAGCGTGACGCTGCACCTCACCGCGGGGCCCTACAACGGCAGCACGCTCGTGGTGGCCGGCCGCGACGACACCTTGGAGCCGGTCagggagctcgccgtcgccggcgggacGGGGGCGCTCCGGCGGGCCCAGGGGCACGTGCTGTGGAGCACGGCCAGGGTGGAGTCGCCGCTGCACGCCGTGCTGGAGCTGGACGTGCACGCGTCCGTGCCCgtgccggcgacgacgaccacCAGAGGCACAGCGGCTGCGATGATGGCTGCTTCTCATCTATCTCAAGTCTGA
- the LOC120658495 gene encoding dirigent protein 1-like translates to MSEHTPLSSASIYKLRSIHRIGRMAKRSTTSGGRLTCDAAAAYVMMAIILVLQLMQAAAGTSSMHHLHLFMHDGYTGPRPTAVLIVNGTGAPVMSGVRFGDTVVMDDVLTEGPSRASRPVGRAQGTYVTASLEKGRPAMLLSMNVVLTDYDGYNGSTVAVTGRNDITAPVRELAVVGGTGRFRMATGYVLWKTASWKGKNAVLELDIYLRVVDD, encoded by the exons ATGAGCGAGCACACACCCTTATCGTCTGCGTCCATATATAAGCTAAG ATCCATCCATCGAATAGGAAGAATGGCGAAGAGATCGACGACGAGCGGCGGTCGGCTCACCTGCGACGCCGCCGCAGCTTACGTGATGATGGCCATTATTCTTGTGCTGCAACTcatgcaggccgccgccggcaccagcAGCATGCACCACCTGCACCTGTTCATGCACGACGGGTACACGGGCCCCCGCCCCACGGCGGTGCTGATCGTCAACGGCACGGGCGCGCCGGTGATGTCCGGCGTGCGCTTCGGCGACACGGTGGTGATGGACGACGTGCTCACGGAGGGCCCCAGCCGCGCGTCCCGGCCGGTGGGGCGCGCGCAGGGCACCTACGTCACCGCGTCGCTGGAGAAGGGCCGCCCGGCGATGCTGCTCTCCATGAACGTCGTGCTCACCGACTACGACGGCTACAACGGCAGCACCGTCGCGGTGACGGGCCGGAACGACATCACGGCGCCCGTGCGCGAGCTCGCCGTGGTCGGCGGCACGGGGAGGTTCCGCATGGCCACGGGCTACGTGCTCTGGAAGACGGCGAGCTGGAAGGGCAAGAACGCCGTCCTCGAGCTCGACATCTACCTGCGCGTCGTCGACGACTGA
- the LOC120659192 gene encoding dirigent protein 1-like, whose protein sequence is MAAVNNKQATSAAALVFLGVLVAVLAAEDAGTTHLTFFMHDIVSGSSPTAVQVIKGPGGSATAATLGMSFGDTLVMDDPLTETSSPTSAALGRMQGFYLVSAQSGLVLTVCGNLLLTSGDHNGSTIAVLGRDDTGADVRELAVVGGTGKFRMATGYVLWKTSSAKGADATLQLDVYLTTSGNATTIDAGAPVSPAGGGSSAGSSSGSKSSSGAAARAAGGWVAVVVAAVVGSSWLW, encoded by the coding sequence ATGGCTGCTGTCAATAACAAGCAGGccacctccgcggcggcgctagtCTTCCTCGGCGTGTTGGTCGCCGTCCTGGCCGCAGAGGACGCCGGCACGACGCACCTGACCTTCTTCATGCACGACATCGTGTCGGGCAGCAGCCCGACGGCGGTGCAGGTGATCAAGGGCCCCGGCGGGTCGGCGACGGCCGCGACGCTGGGCATGTCCTTCGGCGACACCCTGGTGATGGACGACCCGCTGACGGAGACCTCGTCGCCGAcgtcggcggcgctggggcgGATGCAGGGCTTCTACCTGGTGTCGGCGCAGTCGGGCCTGGTGCTGACGGTGTGCGGCAACCTGCTGCTGACCTCGGGGGACCACAACGGCAGCACCATCGCCGTGCTGGGGCGCGACGACACGGGCGCCGACGTGCGGGAGCTCGCCGTCGTGGGCGGCACCGGCAAGTTCAGGATGGCCACCGGCTACGTGCTGTGGAAGACGTCCAGCGCCAAGGGCGCCGACGCCACCCTCCAGCTGGACGTGTACCTCACCACCTCGGGCAACGCCACCACCATCGACGCCGGGGCGCCCGTCTCGCCCGCTGGCGGCGGCTCCTCTGCAGGGTCGTCCTCCGGGTCCAAGTCGAGCTCGGGTGCTGCTGCGAGGGCCGCCGGCGGGTGGGTCGCCGTGGTGGTTGCGGCGGTTGTTGGATCGTCCTGGCTTTGGTGA
- the LOC120659194 gene encoding dirigent protein 22-like: MGSSSVAKRQLVLFAAALVLAVASARRRPVHLRLYMHDITGGPGQTAVPLVNGTGPLNPSMPAGSRFGDTTAIDDLLTEGPGVESKPVGRAQGTYTLASLREPVLVVTMTVALTAGPYNGSTLVVAGRDSVLDETRELAVVGGTGQLRRASGHVLWRTAKLESAVHWVLELQVHASVPADRHSHN; encoded by the exons ATGGGCAGCAGCTCCGTCGCAAAGCGGCAGCTGGTCCTCTTCGCCGCCGCTCTCGTACTCGCCGTGGCCTCCGCCCGGCGGCGCCCGGTGCACCTGCGGCTGTACATGCACGACATCACCGGCGGGCCGGGGCAGACGGCGGTGCCGCTGGTCAACGGCACCGGGCCGCTGAACCCGTCCATGCCGGCGGGCAGCCGGTTCGGCGACACGACGGCGATCGACGACCTCCTGACGGAGGGCCCCGGCGTGGAGTCGAAGCCCGTCGGCCGGGCGCAGGGGACGTACACGCTGGCGTCCCTGCGGGAGCCGGTGCTGGTGGTGACCATGACCGTCGCGCTCACCGCGGGGCCCTACAACGGGAGCACGCTCGTGGTGGCCGGCCGCGACAGCGTCCTGGACGAGACGAGGGAGCTCGCGGTGGTCGGCGGGACGGGGCAGCTCCGGCGGGCCTCCGGGCACGTGCTGTGGAGGACGGCCAAGCTGGAGTCGGCGGTTCACTGGGTGCTGGAGCTGCAAGTGCACGCGTCCGTGCCGGCCGACAGACACTCTC ATAATTGA
- the LOC120659196 gene encoding obtusifoliol 14-alpha demethylase-like: MDDDHGTTTTTTTRTIVHTWLVFTIIFPITIVIATMIARARTIPPKRKRRPHDKLLQPPPVSEGAPIVGVLPAILTTSGGLQAVIRDQYLKLGSVFTLSSLGIKVTFLVGPKVSAHFFHGTESEISISDVYKMTVPIFGKGVGYDVDNDTRNEQHRFFAETLRPAKLRNHVGLMVGEVQEYFARWGQCGTVDLKQEIDSVLLLIASRCLLGKEVRDHMHAEVSSLLHDLIGGLHLVSMFFPHLPTPAHRRRDRARARLGEILTGIARSRKSSGRAGDDLLQGLMDSRYKDGRATTEAEVTGLLVALLFAGHHTSSTVTAWTAARLLRHAEWLHAATEEQRRGGGVPDYDAVLRMDVLHRSVKEALRLHPVTPMILRRARRAFAVQTEEGQEYEIPEGRVLASPLVVNNMLPGVYRDPDAFDPDRFAAGREEDRAARELTYTSFGAGKHACMGEGYAYLQIKVILSHLLRNFELELVSPFPETEGMISMRPKGEVMVRYNRRVLQ; encoded by the coding sequence ATGGACGACGATCAcggtacaacaacaacaacaacaacaagaacaaTTGTGCATACATGGCTCGTGTTCACCATCATTTTCCCTATCACCATCGTAATAGCCACCATGATCGCACGAGCAAGAACCATACCTCCCAAGCGCAAGAGGAGGCCACATGATAAGCTGCTGCAGCCACCACCCGTGTCTGAGGGAGCTCCCATCGTCGGAGTTCTGCCTGCCATCCTCACCACGAGCGGAGGCTTGCAAGCCGTGATCCGCGACCAGTACCTGAAGCTCGGCAGCGTCTTCACGCTGAGCTCCTTGGGAATCAAGGTGACCTTCCTGGTCGGCCCAAAGGTTTCCGCCCATTTCTTCCACGGCACCGAATCGGAGATCAGCATCAGCGACGTCTACAAGATGACCGTCCCAATCTTCGGCAAAGGCGTCGGCTACGATGTCGACAACGATACCCGGAACGAGCAGCACAGGTTCTTCGCCGAGACCTTGAGGCCGGCCAAGCTGAGGAACCATGTCGGTCTCATGGTTGGTGAGGTGCAGGAATACTTCGCGAGATGGGGGCAGTGCGGCACGGTCGATCTGAAACAGGAGATCGACAGTGTGCTGCTGCTCATCGCCAGCCGGTGCCTGCTGGGGAAGGAGGTCCGGGACCACATGCACGCCGAGGTCTCGTCGCTCCTCCACGACCTCATCGGCGGCCTGCACCTCGTCAGCATGTTCTTCCCGCACCTCCCGACCccggcgcaccgccgccgcgaccgAGCGCGGGCGAGGCTCGGGGAGATACTCACCGGGATCGCCAGGTCGCGCAAGAgctccggccgcgccggcgacgaCTTGCTGCAGGGCCTCATGGACTCCAGGTACAAGGACGGGCGCGCCACCACGGAGGCCGAGGTCACCGGGCTGCTGGTGGCGCTGCTCTTCGCCGGCCaccacaccagctccaccgTCACCGCCTGGACGGCGGCCCGCCTGCTCCGCCACGCCGAGTGGCTGCACGCCGCCACGGAGGAgcagaggcgcggcggcggcgtccccgacTACGACGCCGTGCTGCGGATGGACGTCCTCCACCGCAGCGTCAAGGAGGCGCTGCGCCTCCACCCGGTGACTCCGATGatcctccgccgcgcgcgcagggCGTTCGCCGTGCAGACCGAGGAGGGCCAAGAGTACGAGATCCCGGAGGGGCGCGTGCTGGCGAGCCCGCTGGTGGTGAACAACATGCTCCCCGGCGTGTACAGGGACCCCGACGCGTTCGACCCGGACCGGTTCGCCGCCGGCAGGGAGGAGGACAGGGCCGCCCGCGAGCTCACGTACACCTCGTTCGGCGCCGGGAAGCACGCCTGCATGGGCGAGGGCTACGCGTACCTGCAGATCAAAGTGATACTGAGCCATCTTCTGAGGAATTTCGAGCTCGAACTGGTTTCTCCATTCCCGGAGACGGAGGGCATGATCTCCATGAGGCCCAAAGGTGAAGTCATGGTAAGGTACAACAGACGGGTGCTGCAGTAG